The region GCGCAGCACCCGCTTTGCGAAGTTCATAACTGTCTTTGCCTGGCGTGTCTACATCCATATCATGATGCGTATGTTTAATCAGGCCCGGCCGGATGCCTCTTTCACGCAACAGCGGGATGAGCGTCTTCAGAAGCGTCGTTTTTCCCGTGCCGCTCCACGCCGCGATACCCAATAACGGAACCATTATTTCTCCTGCCAGCGTTCAAGGTCGGCCAGCGTATTTACGTTAGCAAAATCGTCTTTATTGGAAAACGTCACGGCATCACCGTTAATTTCACGCAGAAAAGCCATCACGCGCCGCTCATCACGCGCAAGATATGCTGCAAGCGGCGTTTTTACTGAATGGTGAATCAGCGCGATAGCGGGATGATCGCGCACGCCGTCGCTCACCCACACCGCAGGACGCGCTTCTTTAGCGGCCCACAGGCGCCGCGCCAGAATGGGCGGAATGTAAGGCGTGTCGCACGGGCAAAACAGATACCACTCGCTTTGAAGCTGCTGCATTACGGAGAGCATGCCCGCCAGCGGCCCCGGAAAATTCGGTAGCGTATCGGTGATAACCGGGTATCCGCTGGCGCCGTAAGCCTCCAGGTCCCGGTTAGCGCTTATTGCGACATGCTCCACCTGCGCGGCCAGACGCTCCGCCACATGTCGCCATAGCGGTTTGCCGTTCAGTAACATTAGCCCTTTATTTTGCCCACCCATTCGTGTCGCCCGGCCACCTGCCAGCACCACGCCGGTAATCGCGCTAAGCTTATCCAAGAATATCACCTCTTTTCATACGGTTTTGTCCCTGATAACGTGTCAGCCAGATAAAAGGAGCCCATCATGAAATGCAAACGTCTTAATGAAGTTATTGAGTTGCTTCATCCCGCCTGGGAAAAAGAACCGGATCTCAACCTGCTGGAATTTCTGCAAAAGCTGGCTGCCGAGTCTGGCTTCACCGGCGAACTGGCCGATCTTACCGATGATATTCTGATTTATCAGTTAAAAATGCGCGATGCCGATAAAGACGCCGTGATCCCTGGCATCCAGAAGGATTACGAAGATGATTTCAAAACGGCGTTGCTGCGTGCCCGCGGCGTGATTAAAGAGTAAAAGCTTGTAAGAGAAGCTCTCGCTCGCGCTGCGAAATGATATCCTGAAGCATTGCTTGTGTTTTCCGGATATCGGGATGACAGATAACGCTTTTACTTTCCAGACGCTTCAGCCAGATACCATTATGGATGCCCTGTTTGAACACGGCATTCGTGTGGATTCTGGCTTAACCGCGCTCAATAGCTTTGAAAACCGCGTTTATCTTTTTCAGGATGAAGATCGTAAACGTTTCGTCGTGAAATTTTACCGCCCGCACCGCTGGAGCCCTGACCAAATCCGTGAAGAGCATCATTTCGCGCTTGAGCTGGAAACCGACGAAGTGCCCGTGGCGGCGCCGCTGCGTCTTAATGGCGATACGCTGTTAACGCATGACGGCTTTATGTTTGCCGTTTTCCCGGGCCTCGGCGGCCGTCAGTATGAAACGGATAACCTCGATCATATGGAGTGGGTCGGGCGCTATCTGGGTCGTATCCATCAGACCGGCAAGCAGCGCCTCTTCTTACATCGCCCCACCATCGGCATCAACGAATACCTGCTGGAGCCGCGCGCGGCCTATGAGACAAGCACGCTAATCCCTGCCTCGCTTAAAGCCGCGTTTTTACAGGCGACTGATGCGCTTACGGCGGCCGTTACCGCGCGCTGGCAGCCCGGTTATGACGCGCTGCGCCTGCATGGCGACTGCCATCCGGGTAATATTCTCTGGCGCGACGGCCCACTCTTTGTCGATCTTGATGATGCCCGTAACGGCCCGGCCATTCAGGATCTCTGGATGCTACTGAACGGCGACGCCGCCGAGCAGCGTATGCAGATGGAAACTATCCTCGAAGCCTATGAAGAATTCACGTCCTTTAATATTAAAGAGCTGGAGCTGATAGAGCCGCTGCGCGCGATGCGCCAGGTCTACTATCTGGCCTGGCTTATCCGTCGCTGGGAAGATCCCGCGTTTCCGCGCAATTTCCCCTGGCTTGCTGAAGAAGATTTCTGGCGCCGTCAGACGGCGACCTTTAACGAGCAAATTCGGGCGCTCAATGCGCCTCCTCTACAATTAACGCCAATGTATTGATCAGTAATATTCAGGAGAGAGTAAATGATGAAGAAGATTTGGCTGGCGCTGGCCGGTATGGTGATGGCATTCAGCGTATCCGCTGCCGACTACACTGACGGTAAGCAATACAACACGCTGGAAAAACCGGTCGCTGGCGCGCCGCAGGTCATGGAGTTCTTTTCCTTCTACTGCCCGCACTGCTACCAGTTTGAAGAAGTGCTGCACGTTTCTGACAACGTGAAGAAAAAGCTGCCGGCAGGCACCAAAATGACCAAATACCACGTTGAATTCCTGGGCCCGCTGGGTAAAGACCTGACACAGGCGTGGGCTGTGGCGATGGCGATGGGCATCGAAGATAAAATCACGGCGCCGATGTTTGAAGCCGTACAGAAAACCCAGACCGTACAAACGCCAGCCGATATCCGTAAAGTCTTTATCGATGCGGGCGTGAAGCCGGAAGAATATGACGCGGCCTGGAACAGCTTTGTCGTGAAATCGCTGGTCGCCCAGCAGGAAAAAGCGGCGGCGGATGTCGGTCTGCAGGGAGTACCTGCCATGTACGTGAACGGCAAATACCAGCTGAACCCGCAGGGCATGGATACCAGCAATATGGACGTATTCGTTCAGCAATATGCGGATACCGTAAACTTCCTGCTCAGCAAGAAATAATCGGCACGCCTGGTAAAAGAAAAGCCGGTCAATGACCGGCTTTTTTGTGCGCCTGATACAGTGCGTCAAGCTCGGCATCTTTTTCGTTCCACAGCCCGTTCAGCCACTGCTGAAAATGCCGTTTAAAACTTTTATCGTTAACGTAATCACCATGCAGTGACGCATCCAGCGGTAATAAATGAATTCGCACCACAATACGCGTCAGCTTTCCGCTCAGCATGTCGTAAAACGGCGTGCGGTTATTTTCCGGATAGCAGAGCGTCACGTTTAACATTTTGTCGAATTGCTTTCCCAGCACATTCAGCGCCATGGCAATGCCTGCGGCTTTCGGCGCAAGCAAATGCATAAATGGCGAGCGCAGCTGTCGCTGTTTTTCTTCGGTAAAACGTGAGCCTTCAACGAAATTTACAATCGTGGTGGGGTTGTGCCGGAATTTCTCGCAAGAGCGACGTGTGGTTTCGACATCTTTACCGCGGCGTTCCGGATGGCGCAATAAATAGCTGCGGGAATAACGTCGCATAAAAGGCATATCCAGTGCCCAGCAGGCGAGGCCAATAAACGGCGCCCAGGCAAGTTGTTGTTTAAGAAAATATTTATTCATTGGAATATGCTTACGAAACAACACGCACAGCACCACAATATCGGCCCAGCTATGATGATTACTGATAAGCAAATACCAGCTCTTTTTATTCAGACCTTCCAGTCCTTCCACATCCCATTTGAGATGGGGATTCAGGTGCAGCAGTAACGCCAGCCCTTCGCACCAGCAATACATCATAAAATTACAGAAGCTGGAAATAGAGCGCCAGACGGCAGGAAAAGGCAGCAGCAGTTTAATTATTCCGGCAAGGATAATCGGTACGGAGCATAAAATGGTAACCACAATAGCCAGCACAACGCTCAACAGTAGCGTCGCCGCGGCGCGTAATCTCAACATCATAGTTTTCAGGCAGTCAGATAAAATGCCGGGGTCGGCAGAGGGCGCAGATTCTAACAGAAAACGTTCAGCCGTGATGTGGCTGAACGTAACGCGGAATGAATAACAGTGGGTTTTATGCGCTAAAAAAGCGAACCGGCAAACGCCATTTTTTATATCCACAATAAAACTTTTCCGCTAAAAAATAATTAGCAGCGACAGGAATTTTATAACTGTCTGATTTTTTAGATGATTTGTAGCGCTTCGCTACATTTTTATGTCGCGTTATTAATAGCTTAGGTTTTTGTGCACAAAGTTATCCACAGGGCGGGTTGCGAGCGATCGCGCGGATCGACAAAACTTTCTGGCCGATCGGCCCTTTGGGTTTCATGTTTTGCGCCAGGCTATGGCATCCTTTATCCATAACTTCATTATCAGGCACGGACATTATGGTTCAGATCCCAGAAAATCCCCTTATTCTCGTCGATGGCTCTTCTTATCTGTATCGGGCGTATCACGCGTTTCCGCCCCTGACTAACAGCGCGGGCGAGCCCACAGGCGCGATGTATGGCGTGCTGAATATGCTGCGCAGCCTGATACTGCAGTACCAGCCCACCCATGCTGCCGTGGTGTTTGACGCCAAAGGGAAAACCTTCCGTGACGAACTGTTCGAGCACTATAAATCCCATCGTCCGCCGATGCCCGACGATCTGCGCGCGCAGATTGAGCCGCTGCACGCGATGGTGAAAGCGATGGGGTTACCGCTGCTGGCGGTGTCCGGCGTGGAAGCGGACGACGTTATCGGTACGCTCGCAAAAGAAGCGGCGGCGGCGGGCCGCGCGGTGCTTATCAGTACCGGCGATAAAGATATGGCCCAGCTTGTGACGCCAGACGTCACGCTTATCAATACCATGACCAACACGGTACTGGGGCCGGAAGAAGTGTGTGCGAAATATGGCGTGCCGCCGGAGCTGATTATCGATTTCCTGGCGCTGATGGGCGACTCATCCGATAACATTCCGGGCGTGCCGGGCGTCGGCGAAAAAACCGCCCAGGCGCTGCTGCAGGGGCTCGGCGGTCTGGACGCGCTCTACGCGAACCCGGAGAAAATCGCGGAGCTTTCCTTCCGCGGCGCCAAAACCATGGCGGCGAAGCTTGAGCAGAACAAAGAGGTGGCATACCTCTCGTATCAGCTGGCGACCATTAAAACCGACGTGGAGCTGGAGCTGAGCCACGACCGCCTTGAAGTTCAGCAGCCGCTGGCCGATGAACTGCTTACCCTCTTCAGACAGTACGAATTCAAACGCTGGACGTCCGACCTGGAAGCCGGCAAATGGCTGCAGTCGCGAGGCAAACCCGCGGCGAAACCAACAGAAACCATTGTTGTTGAGGCGGAGCCGGAAGAAGAGGCCGTCGCGCTCTCTGCGGAGCGCTACGTCACTATCCTTGATGAAGAAACGCTGGTGGAGTGGATTGCACGCATCAGAAAAGCGCCGGTAGTGGCGGTTGATACCGAAACCGACAGCCTTGATAACCTGACAGCCAACCTGGTCGGCATTTCCTTTGCCACCGAGCCGGGCCTTGCGGCTTACATTCCGGTCGCGCATGACTATCTGGACGCGCCGGACCAGCTCGCCCGCGATCGCGTACTCGAATTACTAAAACCGCTGCTCGAAGATGAAAAGCTGGTGAAAGTGGGCCAGAATCTGAAGTTCGACCGCGGCATTTTGCAGAACTACGGCATTGAGCTGCGCGGTATCGTCTTCGACACGATGCTGGAATCCTACATGCTGGACAGCGTCTCTGGCCGCCACGATATGGACAGCCTCTCCAGCCGCTGGCTTAAGCACACCACCATCACGTTTGAGCAGATCGCAGGCAAGGGCAAAAATCAGCTCACGTTCAACCAGATAGATCTCGAACAGGCCGGACGCTATGCGGCGGAAGATGCGGACGTCACGCTCCAGCTGCACCTGAAAATGTGGCCGAAACTCCAGCAACACAAAGGCCCGCTGAATATCTTTGAACATATCGAAATGCCGCTGGTGCCGGTGCTGTCGCGTATTGAGCGTAATGGCGTAAAAATCGATCCGGCGGTGCTGCACGCGCATTCGCAGGAGATTGCCCATAAGCTTGCTGAACTTGAGCAAAAAGCCCATGAGATCGCCGGCGAGCCGTTTAATCTCTCCTCTACCAAACAGCTGCAAACCATTCTGTTTGAAAAACAGGGTATCAAGCCGATGAAGAAAACGCCGGGCGGCGCGCCGTCCACGTCAGAAGAGGTGCTGGAGGAGCTGGCGCTCGATTACCCCTTGCCGAAAGTCATTCTGCAATACCGCGGGCTCGCGAAGCTGAAATCGACCTACACCGACAAGCTACCGCAGATGATCAACCCGAAAACCGGCCGCGTGCATACCTCGTATCACCAGGCGGTCACCGCAACCGGGCGTCTCTCTTCTACCGACCCGAACCTGCAAAACATCCCGGTGCGTAACGATGAAGGCCGTCGCATTCGCCAGGCGTTTATCGCGCCGGAGGATTACGTGATTGTCTCTGCGGACTACTCGCAAATTGAGCTGCGCATTATGGCGCATCTGTCGCGCGACAAAGGGCTGCTTAGCGCTTTTGCCGAGGGCAAGGATATCCACCGCGCAACCGCGGCGGAAGTCTTTGGCCTGCCGCTGGACAGCGTCTCTAACGAGCAGCGCCGCAGCGCCAAGGCGATTAACTTTGGTCTCATCTACGGTATGAGCGCGTTCGGGCTGTCGCGCCAGCTGAATATCCCGCGTAAAGAGTCGCAGAAGTACATGGATCTCTACTTCGAGCGCTACCCCGGCGTGCTGGAGTATATGGAGCGCACCCGCAAGCAGGCGAAAGAGCAGGGCTATGTGGAAACGCTGGATGGACGTCGTCTCTATCTGCCGGATATCAACGCCAGCAATGCAGCAAGGCGCGCAGGCGCGGAACGCGCGGCGATTAACGCGCCGATGCAGGGCACCGCAGCGGATATCATCAAACGCGCCATGATTGCGGTCGACGGCTGGCTGCAGAAAGAGCAGCCGCGCGTGAAAATGATCATGCAGGTGCATGATGAACTGGTGTTTGAAGTGCATAAAGATGATGTCGAAGCGGTGTCGCAGAAAATCCATGAACTGATGGAAAACAGCATGAAACTGGACGTGCCGTTGCTGGTGGAAGTCGGTAGTGGCGAGAACTGGGATCAGGCGCATTAACCCCTGAACGGTGAGAACGCGCTTTTGTAACTTAGCAACATAACTAATAGATTTTTGTGATAATCATTAGAAATTGCTATGTAAAGAATGAAAAGAAATTACAAAAAGTGCTTTTTCCCGTCATAAAAAAAGGGTAAAGTTAGCGATGTAGGGTACAGAGGTAAGATGTTCTATCTTTCAGACCTTTTACTTCACGTAATCGGATTTGGCTGAATATTTTAGCCGCCCCAGTCAGAAATGACTGGGGCGTTTTTTATTGCGTCTAAAAAAGATTTCGAACAAAGACGCGCGAGCCAGGCCCGCGCCGGTGAAAGGTTATTCTTGCGCAGCGTTATCTTCGGTCATCGGCGGCAGGCCGTTAAACCAGCTGTCCAGCTTGTCGCGCAGTTTATCCACGCCCATCTTCTTAAGTGAAGAAAACACCTCTACCTGCACGTCGCCGTTAAAGGCGGTGACCGCTTCACGTACCAGATTCAGCTGCGCTTTACGCGCGCCGCTCGCCAGCTTATCGGCTTTGGTCAGCAGCACCAGAACGGGAATATCGCTGTCCACAGCCCATTCGATCATCTGCTGGTCGAGATCTTTTAGCGGGTGACGGATATCCATCAGCACCACCAGACCTTTCAGGCACAGGCGTTTTTCCAGGTACTCCCCCAGCGCGCGCTGCCATTTGCGCTTCATCTCTTCCGGCACTTCGGCATAGCCGTAGCCGGGCAGGTCTACCAGGCGCTTGCCGTCGGCCACTTCGAACAGGTTGATAAGCTGCGTGCGTCCCGGCGTTTTACTGGTACGCGCCAGGCTTTTCTGATTGGTGAGCGTATTCAGCGCGCTCGATTTCCCGGCGTTGGAGCGGCCAGCGAAAGCCACTTCGATGCCAGTGTCGGCGGGAAGATGGCGAATATCCGGCGCGCTGGTTACAAAGTGCGTCTGTTGATAGTTCAACTGAGTCAAAACGGTCGTCTCCGTCAGGATAAGCTTAAGCAATAGCCGCGATTATACCTGAACAGGGCTAAAAGGCTGTTGTTCTCTCCGCTGGCTTACAAAATGCCCGGGAGTTGTGTAAGAGATTCGCCCGTTCTGCGTTGAGATTTTGGCTGCCTGAAAAAGCGACCCTTAAGTTTTACTTAAGTAAAAACAGTGGGTTAACCTTGCAGAAATGTCCGAAAATAGACATTTGAGGCCGTTAACGGCTTGAGCCCACCGTTCATGCTGGTAAAGTAAGCCTCACGGACAACGGAGTGTCGCAACGGATAATAACTCAGGATGAGGGGTCTGGAGCGTCAGGGTGACGAAGCACACAGCATACCAGGACGGTAAACGTCGGAGACGTTAACAGGGATAAGGAAATACGACACGGAGCGTTGTCGGCTGAAGGAAAAACAGGGTTGGTTGTAAGCGCACCAGGACGGTGGATACCGGTGACCGGTTAAAAAGTCAGGAAAAAAGGCGACAGGTTTACCTGTCGCCTTTTTTCTTTACTTGCTTTCTGCTAGATTCCGCCGCAATTCTATACTGTTTAAAACGGCCCAAGACGATAAATCATGAAGCAACCCTCATCCTCTGTGCGTGGCAAAGGCCCCGCTAAAGCTCGCCGTAAAACGCGTGAAGAATTAAATCAGGAAGCGCGCGACCGTAAGCGCGATAAAAAGCACCGCGGGCATGCGCCGGGCAGCCGCGCGACGGGCGCCAGCGCGTCCGGAAAATCCTCCAGTCAGTCAAAACAGCACGATCCGCGCATTGGCAGCAAAAAACCGATTCCGCTTGGCGTCAGCGACGCTCAGGACACCAGGCCTCAGAAGCACCAACAACCTAAAAGTGAGAAACCTATGTTGTCACCGCAGGAAGAGCTGGACATGCTGGAGAATGATGAGCGCCTGGACGCGCTGCTGGAGCGCCTGGAAGGCGGCGAAACCCTGAGCGCCGAGGATCAGGCCTGGGTCGATTCCCGTCTCGATCGTATTGATGAACTGATGCAGCAGCTCGGCCTCTCTTACGACGATGACGAAGAAGAGGAAGAGCAGCAGGAAGATATGATGCGTCTGCTCAAGGGCGGTAACTAACCCTTCCGATGGGCCCAACCGTCCTGCTTATACTCCTTCCGATAGTATGTTATCTGGTGTGGTTATTCGTTAAACTACACCGGCTGTCGCGGCGCCAGAAGTGGCTGCGCAGCCGGCTTATCACCCGCCATCCGGGTGGGCCAGTTCGCCGAACGCGTCGGCGAAACCGTCGGAAGGAGTGAGTATGTCTGAGCAGGTGATTGACTGGGATCTGGCCCTTATCCAGAAATATAACTATTCCGGACCGCGCTATACTTCGTATCCCACCGCGCTGGAGTTTTCCGAGGCGTTTGGCGAGGCCGATTTTAGCCGCGCGGTCGCGCGCTATCCTGACAGGCCGCTCTCGCTCTACGTCCATATCCCTTTCTGCCACAAGCTCTGCTACTTCTGCGGCTGCAATAAAATCGTCACCCGCCAGCAGCATAAGGCCGATCAGTACCTCGATATGCTGGAGCAGGAGATAGTACATCGCGCGCCGCTTTTCGCCGGACGTCGCGTCAGCCAGCTCCACTGGGGCGGCGGCACGCCGACTTACCTCAGCAAGGCGCAAATCAGCCGTCTGATGAGCCTGTTACGCGCAAATTTTCACTTTAACGACGATGCCGAAATCTCGATTGAAGTCGACCCGCGCGAAATTGAACTCGACGTGCTGGATCACCTCTACGCTGAAGGTTTTCGCCGCCTCAGCATGGGCGTGCAGGATTTCAATAAAGAGGTACAGCGGCTGGTTAACCGCGAGCAGGATGAAGCATTCATCTTTGCGCTCATTAAGCGCGCGCGCGACGTCGGCTTCACATCAGCCAATATCGATTTAATCTACGGCCTGCCGAAGCAGACCCCTGAAAGCTTCGCCTTTACGCTGCAACGCGTGGCGGAACTCAACCCGGACCGCCTGAGCGTCTTTAATTACGCCCATTTGCCGACCCTGTTTGCCGCGCAGCGCAAAATCAAAGAGGCCGATCTGCCTTCCGCGCAGCAGAAGCTGGATATCCTGCAGCAGACGATCCAGTCGCTTACCCAGGCAGGTTATCAGTTTATCGGCATGGATCACTTCGCAAAGCCGGATGACGAGCTGGCTATCGCCCAGCGCGACGGTGTGCTGCATCGCAACTTTCAGGGTTACACCACGCAGGGCGACACTGACCTGCTGGGGCTGGGCGTGTCGGCCATCAGCATGATTGGCGATTGCTATGCGCAGAACCAGAAAGAGCTTAAGCGTTACTATCAGGCGGTGGACGAACAGGGCAATGCGCTGTGGCGCGGGCTTGCGCTGACGCGCGACGACTGCATCCGCCGCGACGTCATCAAAGCGCTGATCTGTAATTTCCGGCTCGATTTCGCCGCGATCGAAAAGGCGTGGGGGCTTCGTTTTGCCGACTACTTCGCTGAGGATCTGCAACTGCTGACGCCGCTGGCGAAAGACGGGCTGGTGGAGGTTAACGCGCGTGAAATTAACGTTACGGCGAAAGGGCGGCTGCTTATTCGTAACATCTGCATGTGCTTTGACGTCTATCTGCGCCAGAAGGCGCGGCTACAGCAGTTCTCTCGCGTGATATAAAAAAAGCGGGCACAGGCCCGCTTTTTTTAACTAAAGAAGTTTACCAGCGCTGCGCACAGCAGGGCGGCAATCGCCGTCTGGGGCGTATGGCCTGCGGCGGCGCCCGCCTCTGCGCTTTGCGTGGCGATATGGATCAGTGATTCCAGCATAACAACTCCCCCCATAAACGCGCCCGATCATACTCAAGCCTGGCGGACAGTAAAGTATAAAATTAGAGCAATTTGTACGCGACAACGCTTTTTTACACAGTACGTCCTGTTACTCCATACCCAGCTCTTTCAGCTTACGCGTCAGGGTGTTGCGCCCCCAGCCCAGCAGGCGGGCCGCTTCCTGTTTGTGTCCCTGCGTATGTCGCAGCGCCGTGGTAAGAAGCGTACGCTCCATCTCCGGCTGCGCTTCGGAAAGCAGGTTTTGATGACCGGAGCGCAGCGCCCGGTCGGCCCAGTGCGCCAGCAGCGTCGCCCAGCTTTCCGGGAGCGTCTGCGAAGGCGCGTCCGGCACGCTGGTTTCAAACAGTTCGGCAGGCAAATCCTGAATCAACACTTCCTGGCCTGCGGCCATGACGGTCAGCCAGCGGCAGGTGTTTTCCAGCTGACGCACGTTGCCGGGCCATGCGAGACGCGTCAGCGCCGCTTCGGTTTCCGGGTGCAACAGTTTGGCTTCAACGCCCAGCTCGCGCGCCGCTACCTGCAGGAAATGACGCGCCAGGCGCGGAATATCCTCGCGGCGCTCGCGCAGCGGCGGCAGATGCACGCGGATCACATTCAGGCGGTGGAATAAATCCTCACGGAATTTCCCCTCCTGAACGCGCAGCTCCAGGTTCTGGTGCGTCGCGGCGATAATGCGCACGTCCACTTTGACCGGCGCATAGCCGCCGACGCGGTAAAACTGGCCGTCCGCCAGCACACGCAGCAGACGGGTTTGCACATCAAGCGGCATATCGCCGATTTCATCGAGAAACAGCGTGCCGCCGTCTGCCTGTTCAAAACGGCCCTGACGAATCTGGTTAGCGCCCGTAAACGCGCCTTTCTCATGCCCGAACAGCTCCGATTCGATAAGGTCTTTGGGAATAGCCGCCATATTCAGCGCGATAAACGGCGCTTTGACGCGCGGGCTGTGACGGTGGAGCGCATGTGCCACCAGCTCTTTACCGGTGCCTGACTCGCCGTTAATCAGCACGCTGATGGACGAGCGGGAAAGACGCCCGATAATGCGAAACACATCCTGCATCGCCGGCGCTTCGCCGATGATGTCCGTCGTCGGGCCGAACACCTGCGCGCTACGCGGCTGTTGTTGCTCCTGATAATGGCTGATGGCGCGCTCAACCAGCGCCACCGCCTCATCGATATCAAACGGCTTCGGCAGATAATCAAACGCGCCCTGCTGATACGCGCTGACGGCAGCGTCGAGATCGGAATGCGCCGTCATAATGATGACCGGAAGCATCGGGTGGCGCTGTTTAATCTGTTTGAGCAGCGTCAGGCCGTCCATACCCGGCATACGGATATCCGACAGCAGCACGTCCGGGGTTTTGGTACTCAGTGCGTCCAGCACCTCGTTGCCGCTCTCAAAGGTGGTGCAGCTTAAGCCTGCTCCGGTGAGCGCGCGCTCAAGCACCCAGCGAATGGAGCTATCGTCATCGACGATCCAGACAATCCCTCGTTGCATAATCACCTCTATTTCCGAATAGGCAGGAAAACCGAAAATTCGGTATGGCCTGGCCAACTGTTAAATTCGATTTTTCCCGAATGCTGATCGATAAGGTTCCGGGCGATAGAAAGCCCCAGCCCGGTGCCGCCTTCGCGGCCGCTGACCATCGGGTAAAACAGCGTATCCTGCAGATGCGCCGGGATGCCCGGCCCGTTGTCTTCCACATCGATGCGCGCCGCCAGGCGGTAACGCACGCCGTGCAGCGTCAGCTGAAACGCGGTGCGGGTGCGCAAGGTGATCTCACCGCCTTCTTCGCCCAGCGCCTGGAGGGCATTACGGACGATATTCAGCAACACCTGTTCTATCTGGTCCGGATCATGAGTAAATTCCGGCAGGCTTGGGTCGTAATCGCGCAGAAGCCGAACGTTTTCCGGCAGCTCCATCGACACCAGCTTCACCACGCGTTCGGCCACTTTATGAATGCTCTCGGTAACGTGCATACCCGGCTGCTGCGGCCCTAACAGACGGTCCACCAGATTACGCAGGCGGTCGGCCTGTTCGATAATGACTTTGGTGTACTCGGTCAGCGACGGATCGGGCAGCGCGCGGGTGAGCAACTGTGCCGCGCCACGCAGGCCGCCGAGCGGGTTTTTAATTTCATGCGCCAGCCCGCGCACCAGATCGCGCGCCGCGACCTGCTGGGCATGCTGGAGTTGTTCCTGGCTTAAACGCCGCTGATTATCCATCGGGGCCATTTCCAGCAGGATCAGGCCATCCGGCAGACGTTGCGCCGTCAGGGAAAGAATGTGTGAGCGACCGTCGATCACCAGCGTAACTTCGTTATCTGTAAATCCCTGGCCTGCGTTCAGGCTCTCCTGCATCAGGCTGATATTGAGGGAAAAATAACTCAGCAGCTCCGGTAACGGCGTGCCGTAGAGCTTACGTGAACTTTGCGCGAGCAACTGCTGCGCCGCCGGATTGGCGTAATGCACTGCCAGGTCGTCGTCGACCAGCAGAATGCTATTGATTAATGCGTTAAGGATCTGCCCAGCATCGGGCAGCGTGCCTGTTGCCATCCAGCAGTCCCCCAGGTTTTGCACCATTTTAGTGCAGTATAGCGTTTTAACGATGAAAAAGACGTTAAAACCGGTTTCGGGTGGTGAAAAAAGCCCATCCGAAGATGGGCTAAAGTTTCCACGGCAACAAAAAAACAGTGACGGATTTCACGCAGTGGCGACAACCTGAAATCCGTTGGCTATCAACTTCAAAAAAGCATTAAACGCTGTAGTACAGTTCGAACTCTACCGGGTGCGGCGTCATGCGAACACGGTCGTTCTCTTCGATACGCAGCGCGATG is a window of Cronobacter muytjensii ATCC 51329 DNA encoding:
- the mobA gene encoding molybdenum cofactor guanylyltransferase MobA, producing MDKLSAITGVVLAGGRATRMGGQNKGLMLLNGKPLWRHVAERLAAQVEHVAISANRDLEAYGASGYPVITDTLPNFPGPLAGMLSVMQQLQSEWYLFCPCDTPYIPPILARRLWAAKEARPAVWVSDGVRDHPAIALIHHSVKTPLAAYLARDERRVMAFLREINGDAVTFSNKDDFANVNTLADLERWQEK
- a CDS encoding YihD family protein — encoded protein: MKCKRLNEVIELLHPAWEKEPDLNLLEFLQKLAAESGFTGELADLTDDILIYQLKMRDADKDAVIPGIQKDYEDDFKTALLRARGVIKE
- a CDS encoding serine/threonine protein kinase is translated as MTDNAFTFQTLQPDTIMDALFEHGIRVDSGLTALNSFENRVYLFQDEDRKRFVVKFYRPHRWSPDQIREEHHFALELETDEVPVAAPLRLNGDTLLTHDGFMFAVFPGLGGRQYETDNLDHMEWVGRYLGRIHQTGKQRLFLHRPTIGINEYLLEPRAAYETSTLIPASLKAAFLQATDALTAAVTARWQPGYDALRLHGDCHPGNILWRDGPLFVDLDDARNGPAIQDLWMLLNGDAAEQRMQMETILEAYEEFTSFNIKELELIEPLRAMRQVYYLAWLIRRWEDPAFPRNFPWLAEEDFWRRQTATFNEQIRALNAPPLQLTPMY
- the dsbA gene encoding thiol:disulfide interchange protein DsbA — encoded protein: MKKIWLALAGMVMAFSVSAADYTDGKQYNTLEKPVAGAPQVMEFFSFYCPHCYQFEEVLHVSDNVKKKLPAGTKMTKYHVEFLGPLGKDLTQAWAVAMAMGIEDKITAPMFEAVQKTQTVQTPADIRKVFIDAGVKPEEYDAAWNSFVVKSLVAQQEKAAADVGLQGVPAMYVNGKYQLNPQGMDTSNMDVFVQQYADTVNFLLSKK
- a CDS encoding acyltransferase, whose protein sequence is MLRLRAAATLLLSVVLAIVVTILCSVPIILAGIIKLLLPFPAVWRSISSFCNFMMYCWCEGLALLLHLNPHLKWDVEGLEGLNKKSWYLLISNHHSWADIVVLCVLFRKHIPMNKYFLKQQLAWAPFIGLACWALDMPFMRRYSRSYLLRHPERRGKDVETTRRSCEKFRHNPTTIVNFVEGSRFTEEKQRQLRSPFMHLLAPKAAGIAMALNVLGKQFDKMLNVTLCYPENNRTPFYDMLSGKLTRIVVRIHLLPLDASLHGDYVNDKSFKRHFQQWLNGLWNEKDAELDALYQAHKKAGH
- the polA gene encoding DNA polymerase I encodes the protein MVQIPENPLILVDGSSYLYRAYHAFPPLTNSAGEPTGAMYGVLNMLRSLILQYQPTHAAVVFDAKGKTFRDELFEHYKSHRPPMPDDLRAQIEPLHAMVKAMGLPLLAVSGVEADDVIGTLAKEAAAAGRAVLISTGDKDMAQLVTPDVTLINTMTNTVLGPEEVCAKYGVPPELIIDFLALMGDSSDNIPGVPGVGEKTAQALLQGLGGLDALYANPEKIAELSFRGAKTMAAKLEQNKEVAYLSYQLATIKTDVELELSHDRLEVQQPLADELLTLFRQYEFKRWTSDLEAGKWLQSRGKPAAKPTETIVVEAEPEEEAVALSAERYVTILDEETLVEWIARIRKAPVVAVDTETDSLDNLTANLVGISFATEPGLAAYIPVAHDYLDAPDQLARDRVLELLKPLLEDEKLVKVGQNLKFDRGILQNYGIELRGIVFDTMLESYMLDSVSGRHDMDSLSSRWLKHTTITFEQIAGKGKNQLTFNQIDLEQAGRYAAEDADVTLQLHLKMWPKLQQHKGPLNIFEHIEMPLVPVLSRIERNGVKIDPAVLHAHSQEIAHKLAELEQKAHEIAGEPFNLSSTKQLQTILFEKQGIKPMKKTPGGAPSTSEEVLEELALDYPLPKVILQYRGLAKLKSTYTDKLPQMINPKTGRVHTSYHQAVTATGRLSSTDPNLQNIPVRNDEGRRIRQAFIAPEDYVIVSADYSQIELRIMAHLSRDKGLLSAFAEGKDIHRATAAEVFGLPLDSVSNEQRRSAKAINFGLIYGMSAFGLSRQLNIPRKESQKYMDLYFERYPGVLEYMERTRKQAKEQGYVETLDGRRLYLPDINASNAARRAGAERAAINAPMQGTAADIIKRAMIAVDGWLQKEQPRVKMIMQVHDELVFEVHKDDVEAVSQKIHELMENSMKLDVPLLVEVGSGENWDQAH
- a CDS encoding spot 42 RNA, inhibition of DNA synthesis; translated protein: MFYLSDLLLHVIGFG